A section of the Pseudomonas sp. Q1-7 genome encodes:
- a CDS encoding Lrp/AsnC family transcriptional regulator, which translates to MSVTLDNYDKRILELLQGDASLSTAEIAERVGLSQSPCWRRIQRLKDEGVIRRQVTLLDRRKVGLNAQIFAQVKLNAHGRSNLTEFAEAMREFPEVLECHVLMGAVDFMLRIVTRDIEAYERFFFEKLSLVPGIQEVNSIVALSEIKSTTSLPVDQG; encoded by the coding sequence ATGTCCGTCACCCTGGATAACTACGACAAACGTATCCTCGAACTGCTGCAGGGAGACGCCAGCCTGTCCACCGCCGAGATCGCCGAGCGCGTGGGCTTGTCCCAGTCGCCCTGCTGGCGGCGCATCCAGCGGCTCAAGGATGAAGGGGTGATCCGCCGCCAGGTCACCCTGCTGGACCGGCGCAAGGTGGGCCTCAACGCGCAAATCTTCGCCCAGGTGAAACTCAACGCCCACGGCCGCTCCAACCTCACCGAATTCGCCGAGGCCATGCGCGAGTTTCCTGAGGTGCTGGAGTGCCATGTGCTGATGGGGGCGGTGGATTTCATGCTGCGCATCGTCACCCGCGATATCGAGGCCTACGAGCGCTTCTTCTTCGAGAAGCTGTCGCTGGTGCCGGGCATCCAGGAGGTGAACTCCATCGTCGCGCTGTCGGAGATCAAGTCCACCACCAGCCTGCCCGTCGATCAGGGGTAA
- a CDS encoding DUF2388 domain-containing protein encodes MRTRLYAAALAIAALPAGSAMADSDFWRDVISSGATTASTYLTFKDDKLMVAARDDASSFVASGGEIRGPYLEAALQRIRSEHPGLKASDSELASAILATEE; translated from the coding sequence ATGCGCACCCGCCTGTATGCAGCAGCTCTCGCAATCGCCGCCCTGCCCGCTGGCTCGGCCATGGCCGACAGCGATTTCTGGCGCGATGTGATTTCCTCCGGCGCCACCACTGCGTCCACGTACCTGACCTTCAAGGACGACAAGCTGATGGTCGCGGCCCGCGACGACGCCAGCAGCTTCGTCGCCAGTGGCGGTGAAATCCGTGGCCCCTACCTGGAAGCCGCGCTGCAGCGCATCCGCAGCGAACACCCCGGGCTCAAGGCCAGCGACAGCGAACTGGCCAGCGCGATTCTCGCCACGGAAGAGTGA
- a CDS encoding NfeD family protein, with protein MWNYLQHLTYWDWLALGTLLLILEVFGAGGYLLWIGVAAACVGVLTFIAPELHWALQFLLFGVLSVFTAVYWWRRQRSAAKPSAQPGLNRRGYEFIGRQFALHEAISDGRGKIKAGDSVWLVSGPDLPIGSQVKVIGQDGVLLKVEPV; from the coding sequence ATGTGGAACTACCTGCAGCACCTGACCTACTGGGACTGGCTCGCCCTCGGCACCCTGCTGCTGATCCTCGAAGTCTTCGGTGCCGGCGGCTACCTGCTGTGGATCGGCGTCGCCGCCGCCTGCGTCGGGGTACTCACCTTCATTGCCCCGGAGCTGCACTGGGCCCTCCAGTTCCTGCTCTTCGGCGTGCTGTCGGTCTTCACCGCGGTGTACTGGTGGCGCCGCCAGCGCAGCGCCGCCAAGCCCTCCGCGCAGCCTGGCCTGAACCGACGCGGCTACGAGTTCATCGGCCGCCAGTTCGCCCTGCATGAAGCCATCAGCGACGGTCGCGGCAAGATCAAGGCCGGCGATTCGGTCTGGCTGGTGAGCGGTCCCGACCTGCCCATCGGCAGCCAGGTCAAGGTGATCGGCCAGGACGGCGTGCTGCTCAAGGTCGAGCCGGTCTGA
- the gcvT gene encoding glycine cleavage system aminomethyltransferase GcvT → MGQRTPLHDQHLALGAKMVDFGGWDMPLHYGSQVEEHHQVRRDCGVFDVSHMTVVDVAGSQAKAWLQQLLANDVERLQVPGKALYSAMLNERGGVIDDLIVYLTEFGYRLVVNAATRDKDLAWMQARSQGFEVRLNERADLAVLAIQGPSARAKLAELVSTERAALIHELKPFQGLPDGDWFIARTGYTGEDGLEIMLPADQAAGFFNELVGAGIAPIGLGARDTLRLEAGMNLYGQDMAEDISPLVSNMAWTIAWEPETRDFIGRQALEAERAAGVASKLVGLVLEERGVLRAHQVVRVEGVGEGEITSGSFSPTLNKSIAMARVPMATGERAEVEIRGKWFPVRVVRPNFVRNGKALI, encoded by the coding sequence ATGGGACAGCGCACTCCACTGCATGACCAGCACTTGGCACTGGGAGCCAAGATGGTGGATTTCGGCGGCTGGGACATGCCCCTGCACTACGGCTCCCAGGTCGAGGAGCACCATCAGGTGCGCCGCGACTGCGGCGTCTTCGACGTCTCCCACATGACGGTGGTGGATGTCGCGGGCAGTCAGGCCAAGGCCTGGCTCCAGCAGCTTCTGGCCAATGACGTCGAACGTCTGCAGGTCCCCGGCAAGGCGCTTTACAGCGCCATGCTCAACGAGCGTGGCGGGGTGATCGACGACCTGATCGTCTACCTCACCGAATTCGGCTATCGCCTGGTGGTCAACGCCGCCACCCGCGACAAGGACCTGGCCTGGATGCAGGCCCGCAGCCAGGGTTTCGAGGTCCGCTTGAACGAGCGCGCCGACCTGGCCGTGCTCGCCATCCAGGGCCCCAGCGCCCGTGCCAAGCTGGCGGAGCTGGTGAGTACCGAGCGCGCCGCGCTGATCCACGAACTCAAGCCCTTCCAGGGGCTGCCCGACGGTGACTGGTTCATCGCCCGTACCGGCTACACCGGCGAGGACGGCCTGGAAATCATGCTTCCCGCCGATCAGGCCGCTGGCTTCTTCAATGAACTGGTGGGCGCCGGTATCGCCCCCATCGGTCTCGGCGCCCGCGACACCCTGCGCCTGGAAGCCGGAATGAACCTCTATGGCCAGGACATGGCCGAGGACATTTCTCCGCTGGTCTCCAACATGGCCTGGACCATCGCCTGGGAACCCGAGACCCGCGACTTCATCGGCCGCCAGGCCCTGGAAGCCGAACGTGCCGCCGGGGTGGCCAGCAAGCTGGTCGGTCTGGTGCTGGAGGAGCGCGGCGTGCTGCGCGCCCACCAAGTGGTGCGGGTGGAGGGCGTGGGCGAGGGCGAGATCACCAGCGGCAGCTTCTCCCCGACCCTGAACAAATCCATTGCCATGGCGCGCGTGCCGATGGCCACCGGCGAGCGTGCCGAAGTGGAAATCCGCGGCAAGTGGTTCCCGGTTCGCGTCGTGCGGCCGAACTTCGTGCGCAATGGCAAGGCCTTGATCTAA
- a CDS encoding GspE/PulE family protein, with translation MSAFASPAQDRWLDLNDLMRELVAQGRLSQDQAEHCLAIRRSAVNNQQHPLEFLACQQVDDLKRPGKKLDLETLSHWLAEHAGQPYLRIDPLKIDVAAITPLMSYAFAQRHKILAVAADSETVTIASAQPFVHSWEGNLTHVLKRPIKRVVANPVDIQKFTLEFYRLAKSVSGASAVDQKISGVGNFEQLLRLGATDQEPDANDAHIVNIVDWLFQYAYQQRASDIHIEPRREQGTVRFRIDGVLHNVYQFPPQVTMAVVSRLKSLGRMNVAEKRKPQDGRVKTKTPDGGEVELRLSTLPTAFGEKMVMRIFDPEVLLKSFDQLGFSADDLRRWQSMTNQPNGIILVTGPTGSGKTTTLYTTLKQLATSEVNVCTIEDPIEMIEGAFNQMQVQHNIDLTFASGVRALMRQDPDIIMVGEIRDLETAEMAIQAALTGHLVLSTLHTNDAPSAITRLLELGVPYYLLRATLLGVMAQRLVRTLCPHCKAPMELAEDDWSGLTKPWSAPMPTGAHRAVGCLECRDTGYRGRAGVYEIMLLSDGIKPLITADTDLIALRRAAFKEGMRSLRLSGAQKVASGMTTIEEVLRVTPQSEQK, from the coding sequence ATGTCCGCCTTTGCCTCACCCGCCCAGGACCGTTGGCTGGACCTCAACGACCTGATGCGCGAACTGGTGGCCCAGGGTCGTCTGAGCCAGGACCAGGCCGAGCACTGCCTGGCCATTCGCCGTAGCGCGGTGAACAACCAGCAGCACCCCCTGGAGTTTCTCGCCTGCCAGCAGGTCGACGACCTCAAGCGCCCCGGCAAGAAGCTCGACCTGGAAACCCTCAGCCACTGGCTGGCCGAGCACGCCGGCCAGCCCTACCTGCGCATTGACCCGCTGAAGATCGACGTCGCCGCCATCACCCCGCTGATGTCCTACGCCTTCGCCCAGCGCCACAAGATTCTCGCCGTGGCCGCCGACAGCGAAACGGTGACCATCGCCAGCGCGCAGCCCTTCGTGCACAGCTGGGAGGGCAACCTGACCCATGTGCTCAAGCGCCCGATCAAGCGGGTGGTGGCCAACCCGGTGGATATCCAGAAGTTCACCCTGGAGTTCTACCGCCTGGCCAAGTCGGTCAGCGGCGCCAGCGCGGTGGACCAGAAGATCAGCGGCGTGGGCAACTTCGAGCAGTTGCTCAGGCTCGGCGCCACCGACCAGGAACCGGACGCCAACGACGCGCACATCGTCAACATCGTCGACTGGCTGTTCCAGTACGCCTACCAGCAGCGCGCCAGCGACATCCACATCGAGCCGCGCCGCGAACAGGGCACGGTGCGCTTTCGCATCGACGGCGTGCTGCACAACGTCTACCAGTTTCCGCCCCAGGTCACCATGGCGGTGGTCAGCCGCCTGAAGAGCCTCGGGCGGATGAACGTGGCGGAGAAGCGCAAGCCGCAGGACGGCCGGGTCAAGACCAAGACCCCGGACGGCGGCGAAGTGGAACTGCGCCTGTCGACACTGCCCACCGCCTTCGGCGAGAAGATGGTGATGCGGATCTTCGACCCCGAGGTGCTGCTGAAGAGTTTCGACCAACTGGGCTTCTCCGCCGACGACCTGCGCCGCTGGCAGAGCATGACCAACCAGCCCAACGGCATCATCCTGGTCACCGGCCCCACCGGTTCAGGCAAGACCACCACCCTCTACACCACCCTCAAGCAACTGGCCACCAGCGAGGTGAACGTCTGCACCATCGAAGACCCCATCGAGATGATCGAAGGCGCCTTCAACCAGATGCAGGTCCAGCACAACATCGACCTGACCTTCGCCAGTGGCGTCCGCGCGCTGATGCGGCAGGACCCGGACATCATCATGGTCGGCGAGATCCGTGACCTGGAAACCGCCGAGATGGCCATCCAGGCCGCCCTCACCGGCCACCTGGTGCTCTCCACGCTGCACACCAACGACGCCCCCAGCGCCATCACCCGCCTGCTGGAACTGGGCGTGCCCTACTACCTACTGCGCGCCACCCTGCTGGGCGTCATGGCCCAGCGCCTGGTACGCACCCTCTGTCCGCACTGCAAGGCCCCCATGGAGCTCGCCGAGGACGACTGGAGCGGCCTGACCAAGCCCTGGAGCGCGCCGATGCCCACCGGTGCCCACCGCGCCGTCGGCTGCCTGGAATGCCGCGACACCGGCTACCGCGGCCGCGCCGGGGTGTACGAGATCATGCTGCTGTCCGACGGCATCAAGCCGCTGATCACCGCCGACACCGACCTCATCGCCCTGCGCCGCGCGGCCTTCAAGGAAGGCATGCGCAGCCTGCGCCTGTCCGGCGCGCAGAAGGTCGCCAGCGGCATGACAACCATCGAAGAAGTGCTGCGGGTCACGCCACAAAGCGAACAGAAATGA
- a CDS encoding SPFH domain-containing protein — MEIGSVVILFVALAIAIVFMGFKVVPQGFEWTVERFGRYTNTLTPGLNIIVPVMDRIGRKLSVMESVLDIPPQEAISADNAIVTIDAVCFFQVVNAAQAAYEVNDLEHAIRNLVMTNIRTVLGSMELDAMLSQRDAINERLLRTVDEATAPWGIKVTRIEIKDISPPADLVEAMASQMKAERLKRAQILEAEGRRQAEILTAEGEKQAQILKAEGQRQAAFLEAEARERAAQAEAEATRMVSNAIAQGNVQAVNYFVAQKYVEALGKLASANNSKVVLMPLEASQVIGAVGGIGEIVRATFDGKKG, encoded by the coding sequence ATGGAAATCGGCAGTGTCGTCATTCTTTTCGTCGCCCTTGCGATCGCGATCGTCTTCATGGGCTTCAAGGTGGTGCCCCAGGGCTTCGAGTGGACCGTGGAACGCTTCGGCCGCTACACCAACACCCTCACGCCGGGCCTGAACATCATCGTGCCGGTGATGGACCGCATCGGCCGCAAGCTCAGCGTCATGGAAAGCGTGCTGGACATTCCGCCGCAGGAAGCCATCAGCGCCGACAACGCCATCGTCACCATCGACGCCGTGTGCTTCTTCCAGGTGGTCAACGCCGCCCAGGCGGCCTACGAGGTCAACGACCTGGAGCACGCCATCCGCAACCTGGTGATGACCAACATCCGTACCGTGCTCGGTTCCATGGAGCTGGACGCCATGCTCAGCCAGCGCGACGCCATCAACGAGCGCCTGCTGCGCACCGTGGACGAAGCCACCGCGCCCTGGGGTATCAAGGTCACCCGCATCGAGATCAAGGACATCAGCCCGCCGGCCGACCTGGTGGAGGCGATGGCCAGCCAGATGAAGGCCGAGCGCCTGAAGCGCGCGCAGATTCTCGAAGCCGAAGGCCGCCGCCAGGCGGAAATCCTTACCGCCGAAGGCGAGAAGCAGGCCCAGATCCTCAAGGCCGAGGGCCAGCGCCAGGCTGCCTTCCTCGAAGCCGAGGCCCGCGAACGCGCCGCCCAGGCCGAAGCCGAGGCGACCCGCATGGTGTCCAACGCCATCGCCCAGGGCAACGTGCAGGCGGTGAACTACTTCGTCGCGCAGAAATACGTCGAGGCCCTGGGCAAACTGGCCAGCGCCAACAACAGCAAGGTGGTGCTGATGCCGCTGGAAGCCAGCCAGGTGATCGGCGCCGTGGGCGGCATCGGCGAGATCGTCCGCGCCACCTTCGATGGCAAGAAGGGCTGA
- a CDS encoding tetratricopeptide repeat protein produces the protein MSKHHKPASEARSSVRRPVYPVLAGLLLLIGLGAWWFVKGGTGALLDGAPAQANAQPASLVDERTCAGCHAQQVRDWRASHHRLAMQDATETSVQGNFDDARFQDDAGAARFFRRDGAFWVNAPGADGKPADFRVAYTFGVAPLQQYLVEGSGGRLQALDLAWDVNQRSWFRPPASQGPQAGDAQHWARPQQNANAQCVECHSTGFQRHYDPATDHYASRWNSLGVGCQACHGPASRHLDWAAKQYRAANAGFALDLARADRIRAVETCARCHARRVPLDDDSHHGQRLMDDYLPSTLTRELYELDGKIKGEVYEYGAFTQSRLYAKGVRCSDCHNPHSTALRAPGNGVCLRCHNPSGQAEVEGIDDRGLTAKNYDSPEHHHHAQGQAGSQCVDCHMPGKTFMGNDVRHDHGFSLPNPARALKLGTPDACLGCHREQPGDQVAEQFRLWYGEDKATAPRYDESLWLIRQGRPGASRALFQQLESRELPAIRRATLLAELPTYPSERALNAAARHLTHPAPQVRETAVRAVAALVPPEQRRNLLAPLLTDPVRAVRIAAAHELLGLRATGLGNYEQSWNEAIAEYEAVLLSQQDRAEANLNLARLYQANGRADAVEARLRTALRRDPDYLPARVALVQWLDGNFRWEEGRALLEQALTEHPRAALLRHANGLMLLRKGDLPGALEAFAEAVRLEPDNPLYGYAYAVAQHDSGQLEEAGHRLEALLERDPANREARLALIRYWREAGQIQKVQALFAELEQQNPDDPALRRE, from the coding sequence ATGTCGAAGCACCACAAGCCCGCTTCCGAGGCCCGCTCTTCCGTCCGGCGCCCTGTCTACCCCGTCCTCGCGGGGCTGCTGCTCTTGATCGGCCTGGGCGCCTGGTGGTTCGTCAAGGGTGGCACTGGCGCCCTGCTGGATGGGGCTCCGGCACAGGCCAATGCCCAGCCGGCGAGCCTGGTGGACGAGCGTACGTGCGCCGGCTGCCATGCCCAGCAGGTCCGGGACTGGCGAGCCAGTCATCACCGCTTGGCGATGCAGGACGCGACCGAGACCAGCGTGCAGGGGAACTTCGACGACGCGCGCTTCCAGGATGATGCCGGAGCCGCCCGCTTCTTCCGCCGCGACGGCGCCTTCTGGGTCAACGCGCCCGGCGCCGATGGCAAACCGGCGGACTTCCGCGTCGCCTACACCTTCGGCGTGGCACCCCTGCAGCAGTACCTGGTGGAAGGTTCCGGCGGACGCCTGCAGGCCCTGGACCTGGCCTGGGACGTGAACCAGCGCAGCTGGTTCCGGCCACCCGCGAGTCAAGGCCCGCAGGCCGGGGATGCGCAACACTGGGCCCGGCCGCAGCAGAACGCCAACGCGCAGTGCGTGGAATGCCACAGCACCGGCTTCCAGCGCCACTACGACCCGGCCACCGACCACTACGCGAGCCGCTGGAACAGCCTGGGCGTCGGTTGCCAGGCCTGCCACGGCCCGGCCTCCCGCCACCTCGACTGGGCGGCGAAGCAGTACAGGGCAGCCAATGCCGGATTCGCCCTCGACCTGGCCCGGGCGGATCGGATTCGCGCGGTGGAAACCTGTGCCCGTTGCCACGCCCGCCGCGTTCCGCTGGACGACGACTCTCACCACGGCCAGCGGCTGATGGACGACTACCTGCCCAGCACCCTCACCCGTGAGCTCTACGAGCTGGACGGCAAGATCAAGGGCGAGGTGTACGAGTACGGCGCCTTCACCCAGAGCCGCCTATACGCCAAGGGGGTGCGCTGCAGCGATTGCCACAACCCCCACAGCACGGCGCTCAGAGCGCCGGGCAACGGTGTCTGCCTGCGCTGCCACAACCCGTCGGGCCAGGCCGAGGTCGAGGGCATCGATGACCGGGGGCTGACGGCGAAGAACTACGACAGCCCCGAGCACCATCACCATGCCCAGGGCCAGGCCGGCTCGCAGTGCGTGGACTGCCACATGCCAGGCAAGACCTTTATGGGCAACGACGTGCGCCACGACCACGGTTTCAGCCTGCCCAACCCGGCGCGGGCCTTGAAGCTGGGCACTCCCGACGCCTGCCTTGGCTGCCACCGTGAGCAGCCCGGGGACCAGGTGGCCGAACAGTTCCGCCTCTGGTACGGCGAGGACAAGGCCACCGCGCCGCGCTACGACGAAAGCCTGTGGCTGATCCGCCAGGGCCGGCCGGGCGCCTCACGGGCACTCTTCCAGCAACTGGAGTCCCGCGAACTGCCGGCGATCCGCCGCGCCACCCTGCTGGCCGAACTGCCCACCTACCCCAGCGAGCGCGCCCTGAACGCCGCCGCGCGGCACCTGACCCATCCCGCGCCGCAGGTACGTGAGACCGCCGTCCGAGCAGTGGCCGCCCTGGTTCCCCCGGAACAGCGCCGCAACCTGCTGGCGCCGCTGCTCACCGACCCGGTACGCGCCGTGCGCATCGCCGCCGCCCACGAACTCCTGGGCTTGCGCGCCACCGGCCTGGGCAACTACGAGCAGAGCTGGAACGAGGCCATCGCCGAATACGAGGCGGTGCTACTCAGCCAGCAGGATCGCGCCGAGGCGAACCTCAACCTGGCGCGGCTCTACCAGGCCAACGGCCGCGCCGATGCCGTGGAAGCGCGCCTGCGGACGGCGCTGCGGCGTGACCCGGATTACCTGCCGGCGCGGGTCGCCCTGGTGCAGTGGCTGGACGGCAACTTCCGCTGGGAAGAAGGCCGCGCCCTGCTCGAACAGGCCCTCACGGAGCACCCCCGGGCGGCCCTGCTGCGGCATGCCAACGGCCTGATGCTACTCCGCAAGGGCGACCTGCCGGGCGCCCTCGAAGCCTTCGCCGAAGCCGTCCGGCTGGAACCGGACAACCCCCTGTATGGCTACGCCTATGCGGTCGCCCAGCATGACAGCGGCCAACTGGAAGAGGCCGGTCATCGCCTGGAAGCCTTGCTGGAGCGCGACCCCGCCAACCGCGAGGCACGCCTGGCGCTGATCCGCTACTGGCGCGAGGCCGGACAGATCCAGAAAGTCCAGGCGCTGTTCGCCGAACTGGAACAACAGAACCCGGACGATCCCGCGTTGCGGCGGGAATGA
- the gcvP gene encoding aminomethyl-transferring glycine dehydrogenase: MSQMPSLSQLQQPDAFLRRHLGPDEAEQRAMLEVLGLASRDELIVQTVPPAIRLNRPLELPPALDEQQALAKLRGYAEQNQLWTSLIGMGYHGTITPTVILRNVLENPGWYTAYTPYQPEIAQGRLEALLNFQQLTIDLTGLDLASASLLDEATAAAEAMALAKRVAKSKSNLFFVDEDSHPQTISVVQTRAQAFGFDLVVDHVDNLARHQVFGALLQYPDTHGEIRDLRPLIEHLHGQQALACVGTDLLSLLLLTPPGELGADVVFGSAQRFGVPMGYGGPHAAFFATRDEFKRAMPGRIIGVSKDARGNVALRMALQTREQHIRREKANSNICTAQVLLANIASCYAVYHGPEGLKRIAQRVHRLTALLAEGLARKGVQRDNQYFFDTLTLDVGGSQNAVIESAKLARVNLRILGRGKLGVSLDETCTAETVEQLFGIFLGADHGLSLAELDEAVRVPGIPADLQRSSGYLSHPVFNAHHSETEMLRYLKQLENKDLALNQAMIPLGSCTMKLNATSEMIPITWPEFASLHPFAPREQALGYKLMIDELEAWLCAITGFDAISMQPNSGAQGEYAGLLAIRRYHESRGEGHRNICLIPASAHGTNPASAQMASMRVVIVDCDEGGNVDLEDLKRKAAEAGGQLSCLMATYPSTHGVYEEGIREICEVIHSHGGQVYMDGANLNAQVGLARPADIGADVSHMNLHKTFCIPHGGGGPGMGPIGVRAHLAPFVANHPVIELKGPNPENGAVSAAPWGSASILPISWMYIAMMGPDLADATEVAILGANYLARQLGDAYPVLYSGRNGRVAHECILDLRPLKAETGITEEDVAKRLMDYGFHAPTMSFPVPGTLMVEPTESENKHELDRFIEAMLSIRAEIAKVQAGDWPAEDNPLKRAPHTLADVIGHWERPYSIEEAVTPSEHTRAHKYWPTVNRVDNVYGDRNLFCACVPLEDYRE; this comes from the coding sequence ATGTCCCAGATGCCCTCGCTGTCCCAGCTCCAACAGCCCGACGCCTTCCTCCGCCGCCATTTGGGGCCGGACGAGGCGGAACAGCGGGCCATGCTCGAGGTCCTGGGCCTCGCCAGCCGTGACGAGCTGATCGTGCAGACGGTGCCTCCGGCGATCCGCCTCAACCGTCCTCTGGAGCTGCCGCCGGCGCTGGACGAGCAGCAGGCCCTGGCGAAGTTGCGCGGCTACGCCGAGCAGAACCAGCTGTGGACCAGCCTGATCGGCATGGGCTACCACGGCACCATCACGCCCACGGTGATCCTGCGCAACGTGCTGGAGAACCCCGGCTGGTACACCGCCTACACCCCTTACCAGCCGGAGATCGCCCAGGGCCGGCTGGAGGCTCTGCTGAATTTCCAGCAACTGACCATCGACCTCACCGGCCTCGACCTGGCCAGCGCCTCCCTGCTCGACGAAGCCACCGCCGCCGCCGAAGCCATGGCCCTGGCCAAGCGGGTGGCCAAGTCGAAGAGCAACCTGTTCTTCGTCGACGAAGACAGCCACCCGCAGACCATCTCGGTGGTGCAGACCCGCGCCCAGGCCTTCGGCTTCGATCTGGTGGTCGATCATGTGGATAACCTGGCGCGGCACCAGGTTTTCGGCGCGTTGCTGCAATACCCGGACACCCACGGCGAAATCCGCGACCTGCGGCCGCTGATCGAGCACCTGCATGGCCAGCAGGCCCTGGCCTGCGTCGGCACCGACCTGCTCAGCCTGCTGCTGCTCACGCCGCCCGGCGAACTGGGGGCCGACGTGGTCTTCGGTTCGGCCCAGCGCTTCGGCGTGCCCATGGGCTACGGCGGCCCCCATGCGGCATTCTTCGCCACCCGCGACGAGTTCAAGCGCGCCATGCCGGGGCGGATCATCGGGGTGTCCAAGGACGCCCGTGGCAACGTGGCCCTGCGCATGGCCCTGCAAACCCGCGAGCAGCACATCCGTCGCGAGAAGGCCAACTCCAACATCTGCACGGCCCAGGTGCTGCTGGCCAATATCGCCAGTTGCTACGCGGTCTACCACGGCCCGGAGGGGCTGAAGCGCATCGCCCAGCGCGTCCACCGGCTCACCGCCCTCCTCGCCGAAGGCCTGGCGCGCAAGGGGGTGCAGCGCGACAACCAGTATTTCTTCGACACCCTGACCCTGGACGTGGGCGGCAGCCAGAACGCCGTCATCGAGTCGGCCAAGCTGGCGCGCGTCAACCTGCGCATTCTCGGGCGCGGCAAGCTGGGGGTCAGCCTGGACGAAACCTGCACGGCGGAAACCGTCGAGCAACTGTTCGGCATCTTCCTCGGCGCCGATCACGGCCTGTCGCTGGCCGAACTGGATGAGGCGGTGCGGGTGCCGGGCATTCCCGCCGATCTGCAGCGCAGCAGCGGCTACCTGAGCCATCCGGTGTTCAACGCCCACCACAGCGAAACCGAGATGCTGCGCTACCTCAAGCAGTTGGAAAACAAGGACCTGGCGCTGAACCAGGCGATGATCCCGCTGGGCTCCTGCACCATGAAGCTCAACGCCACCAGCGAGATGATCCCCATCACCTGGCCGGAGTTCGCCAGCCTGCACCCCTTCGCACCCCGCGAACAGGCGCTGGGCTACAAGCTGATGATCGACGAACTGGAAGCCTGGCTCTGCGCCATCACCGGCTTCGACGCCATCAGCATGCAGCCCAACTCCGGCGCCCAGGGCGAGTACGCCGGGCTGCTGGCCATCCGTCGCTACCACGAGAGCCGTGGCGAGGGGCATCGCAACATCTGCCTGATCCCGGCCTCGGCCCACGGCACCAATCCGGCGTCGGCGCAGATGGCCAGCATGCGCGTGGTCATCGTCGACTGCGACGAGGGCGGCAACGTCGACCTGGAGGACCTCAAGCGCAAAGCGGCCGAGGCCGGTGGGCAACTGTCCTGCCTGATGGCCACCTACCCCTCGACCCACGGCGTCTACGAGGAGGGCATCCGCGAGATCTGCGAGGTTATCCACAGCCACGGCGGCCAGGTCTACATGGACGGCGCCAACCTCAACGCTCAGGTGGGGCTGGCGCGGCCGGCGGACATCGGCGCCGACGTTTCCCACATGAACCTGCACAAGACCTTCTGCATCCCCCACGGCGGTGGCGGGCCGGGCATGGGGCCGATCGGCGTGCGCGCGCACCTGGCGCCCTTCGTCGCCAACCACCCGGTGATCGAACTCAAGGGGCCGAACCCGGAGAACGGCGCGGTGAGCGCGGCGCCCTGGGGCAGCGCGAGCATCCTGCCGATCAGTTGGATGTACATCGCCATGATGGGGCCGGACCTGGCCGATGCCACCGAGGTGGCCATCCTCGGCGCCAACTACCTGGCCCGGCAGTTGGGCGACGCCTACCCGGTGCTCTACAGCGGTCGCAACGGCCGGGTGGCCCACGAGTGCATCCTCGACTTGCGCCCGCTCAAGGCGGAAACCGGGATCACCGAGGAGGACGTGGCCAAGCGCCTGATGGATTACGGCTTCCACGCCCCGACCATGAGCTTCCCGGTGCCCGGCACGCTGATGGTCGAGCCCACCGAAAGCGAGAACAAGCACGAACTGGATCGCTTCATCGAGGCCATGCTGAGCATCCGCGCGGAAATCGCCAAGGTGCAGGCGGGCGACTGGCCGGCCGAGGACAACCCCCTCAAGCGCGCCCCGCACACCCTGGCCGACGTGATCGGCCACTGGGAACGGCCCTACAGCATCGAGGAAGCCGTCACCCCCAGCGAACACACCCGCGCGCACAAGTACTGGCCGACGGTGAACCGGGTGGACAACGTCTACGGCGACCGCAACCTGTTCTGCGCCTGCGTGCCGCTGGAGGATTATCGGGAGTAG
- the gcvH gene encoding glycine cleavage system protein GcvH: MSNIPAELRYAPSHEWARLEADGTVTVGITDHAQEALGDVVFVELPEVGKTLAAGQEAGVVESVKAASDIYAPIGGEVVAVNTAVSDAPESVNSDPYGSWFFKLKPSDAAELDKLLDAAAYKASADADS; encoded by the coding sequence ATGAGCAACATCCCCGCCGAATTGCGTTACGCCCCCAGCCACGAGTGGGCCCGTCTGGAAGCCGATGGCACCGTCACCGTGGGCATCACCGACCACGCCCAGGAAGCCCTGGGCGACGTGGTCTTCGTCGAACTGCCGGAAGTCGGCAAGACCCTGGCCGCCGGTCAGGAAGCCGGCGTGGTGGAGTCGGTGAAGGCCGCTTCCGACATCTACGCGCCGATCGGCGGTGAAGTGGTCGCCGTGAACACAGCCGTCAGCGACGCCCCCGAGAGCGTCAACAGCGATCCCTACGGCTCCTGGTTCTTCAAGCTCAAGCCGAGCGACGCCGCCGAGCTGGACAAGCTGCTCGACGCCGCCGCCTACAAGGCGAGCGCCGACGCCGATAGCTGA